Proteins encoded together in one Rossellomorea sp. y25 window:
- a CDS encoding helix-turn-helix transcriptional regulator, with protein sequence MDLQLELKHYRNDVLELTQREAAIRLNINQSTLSNYENGTRDTPYKMILTFKEVYMIPTHEMNRIMYGEESGGLGNSHNPMILRENFEDEENREILKILQDFPKFKRTLSSLTYFTEKRKEKFITQVNHLYQTMKDW encoded by the coding sequence ATGGACTTACAATTAGAGTTAAAGCATTATCGGAATGACGTATTGGAGCTTACTCAGAGAGAAGCAGCCATTCGTTTAAATATCAATCAGAGTACGTTATCGAACTATGAAAATGGCACAAGGGACACCCCGTATAAAATGATCCTTACCTTTAAAGAAGTCTATATGATTCCTACCCATGAAATGAACCGGATTATGTATGGCGAGGAAAGTGGCGGTCTTGGTAATAGTCACAATCCCATGATTCTAAGAGAAAACTTCGAAGATGAAGAAAACAGGGAAATCCTGAAGATTCTTCAGGATTTCCCCAAATTCAAACGTACCCTATCCTCCCTCACCTACTTCACAGAGAAACGCAAAGAAAAATTCATCACCCAGGTCAATCACCTGTATCAGACGATGAAGGATTGGTAA
- a CDS encoding HlyD family efflux transporter periplasmic adaptor subunit: MMNRKTIFYSTLTLSLLFVGANTYLIEKANSKVDREVRVANWEISGKDDLVKELPKPGVVTAEEENYIYFNDEFGSFKKFLVKEGDQVKSGTPLYEYEVTDQTQQKSVLESEVEQLEDEIDSIEDNIDDLESLESSLPSTSTDDKEIPIDASALQSEYDIKKEITAKELEIDRLENQIDNLERQISDIESYETTLTVQSSVDGTIKELSHAIDNPLITIASQSTIVTTDLTEKEIVTVEENMSAIVQSDIEKKTQKGIVTKVATLPKNDPHLQTDSMYPVEVKLQDTENKLLPGHHVFLSIITEEVKGAFVVPVTAIEKEGSSTFIWILTKKGTVEQRKVETGLQVNGQQQIKSGVKAGEYYIVYPGDIPALENGTPFITGIDWNRIRLRDLKKVDRPTVLENLLVGILERK, from the coding sequence ATGATGAATAGAAAAACCATTTTTTATAGCACTTTAACACTCTCCCTCTTATTTGTTGGTGCGAATACATATCTCATTGAAAAAGCGAACAGCAAGGTCGACCGCGAAGTCCGGGTAGCCAATTGGGAAATCAGCGGAAAAGACGATCTGGTTAAAGAGCTTCCGAAACCGGGTGTCGTGACAGCTGAAGAAGAAAATTACATCTATTTTAACGACGAATTTGGCTCCTTCAAGAAATTCCTGGTTAAAGAGGGTGACCAGGTGAAATCCGGAACGCCACTTTATGAATACGAAGTAACGGATCAAACTCAGCAAAAAAGCGTTCTCGAGTCAGAAGTGGAACAATTGGAAGATGAGATTGATAGTATTGAAGACAACATCGATGATTTGGAAAGTCTGGAATCGTCCCTCCCTTCCACTTCAACAGACGATAAAGAAATTCCGATTGATGCAAGTGCGCTTCAGTCGGAGTACGATATAAAAAAAGAAATTACGGCTAAAGAATTAGAAATTGACCGTTTAGAAAATCAAATCGATAATCTTGAGCGCCAAATTTCTGATATTGAATCGTATGAAACAACGTTAACGGTTCAAAGCAGTGTGGACGGGACGATCAAGGAACTTTCACATGCGATAGATAACCCATTGATTACGATTGCCTCACAGTCCACCATCGTAACGACTGATCTTACGGAAAAAGAAATCGTAACCGTGGAAGAAAATATGAGCGCGATTGTTCAATCCGACATTGAGAAAAAGACTCAAAAAGGAATCGTGACCAAAGTGGCCACCCTTCCCAAAAATGATCCACACTTACAAACGGACAGCATGTATCCCGTGGAAGTGAAGCTCCAGGATACTGAAAATAAGCTTCTACCCGGTCATCATGTTTTCCTGTCGATCATCACGGAGGAAGTAAAAGGTGCATTTGTCGTGCCTGTTACTGCGATTGAAAAAGAAGGCTCTTCTACATTCATCTGGATTCTTACTAAAAAAGGAACCGTTGAACAGCGAAAAGTTGAAACAGGGCTCCAAGTAAATGGACAGCAACAAATCAAGTCAGGCGTAAAGGCCGGGGAATACTACATTGTTTATCCCGGTGACATTCCTGCTTTAGAAAATGGTACTCCTTTCATAACGGGGATTGACTGGAATCGGATCAGGTTGCGTGATTTGAAGAAAGTAGACCGACCGACGGTTTTAGAAAATCTGCTGGTTGGAATATTGGAGAGAAAATAA
- a CDS encoding alkaline phosphatase has protein sequence MKTLKRLIILTLLLSLLAFSFPSTCLFAAPTPPKKNVILMIMDGTNSDIVTLSRWYRGTDLQLDRILTGGVRTYSAQSAITDSAAAGSAMATGVKTKADYIGMNPNGRPVLTVLEAAKLSGYATGIVSTSPVQHATPAAFTSHTHNRDEFGDIGEQQVYQDLDVILGGGAAWLKPKSKDHVKNDDGMLKTKEVSREDGENLVKIIGSAGYDLVLKRDGLLNRTGSPKLWGAFAEEDITYELDRKTLKPDEPSLAEMTGAAIDRLSQSEKGFFLMVEGSKVDWAAHKNDPVGMISEVLSFDDAVREALAFAREDGNTMVVAVTDHGNSGLTLGNQGTNKNYKNQPVEKFVEPLKKADLTVKGAVSQLKEDRSNLKEVLSNYGLGNLSKKEFCAMEDASKKAENLEDEMVKLLAKRANLGFTTHGHTGEDVFLYSYGPGKPVGLIENTDIPRAISTYLGFSLTSGEFASWYMDAAEYYRERGFDVTIKGRTSKNPEMVVKRGDEELRYPENKDFYWRNGEKVRLKSVNVYDGETFFVHVEE, from the coding sequence ATGAAAACACTCAAACGCCTCATCATCCTCACACTCCTTCTTTCCCTCCTGGCCTTTTCCTTCCCATCCACCTGCCTATTCGCAGCCCCAACCCCACCCAAGAAAAACGTCATCCTCATGATCATGGACGGCACCAACTCCGACATCGTCACGTTGTCGCGTTGGTACCGAGGGACGGACCTTCAATTAGATCGCATTTTAACGGGTGGTGTCCGGACCTATTCTGCTCAGTCGGCGATTACAGATTCCGCAGCTGCCGGATCGGCTATGGCCACAGGTGTGAAAACAAAGGCTGATTATATCGGAATGAACCCTAATGGGCGTCCTGTTCTGACAGTGCTTGAAGCGGCCAAGCTCTCCGGCTACGCCACTGGCATCGTCTCCACCTCCCCTGTTCAGCATGCCACTCCGGCTGCCTTCACCTCCCATACCCATAATCGGGATGAATTTGGAGATATCGGAGAACAGCAGGTGTACCAGGATCTGGACGTTATCTTAGGTGGGGGTGCCGCCTGGCTGAAGCCAAAATCAAAAGACCACGTCAAGAACGATGACGGCATGCTTAAAACGAAAGAAGTCAGTCGTGAAGACGGAGAAAACTTAGTAAAGATCATCGGCTCAGCCGGTTACGATTTGGTTTTGAAGAGGGACGGACTTCTAAACAGAACAGGATCGCCCAAACTGTGGGGGGCGTTTGCCGAAGAAGATATCACCTATGAACTGGACCGAAAGACGTTGAAGCCTGATGAGCCTTCCCTTGCGGAGATGACGGGGGCGGCAATCGACAGACTTTCTCAAAGTGAGAAAGGTTTCTTCTTGATGGTCGAAGGCAGCAAGGTGGATTGGGCCGCTCACAAAAATGATCCTGTAGGGATGATCAGCGAGGTCTTGAGCTTTGACGACGCCGTCCGAGAAGCTTTGGCATTCGCCCGCGAGGACGGTAATACGATGGTGGTAGCCGTGACCGATCACGGCAATAGCGGGCTGACCCTTGGCAATCAGGGAACGAATAAGAATTATAAAAATCAGCCTGTCGAGAAGTTTGTGGAGCCATTGAAGAAAGCTGATCTTACCGTTAAAGGCGCTGTTTCTCAACTTAAGGAGGACCGTTCAAATTTAAAAGAGGTCCTTTCAAACTATGGGTTGGGGAACTTGAGTAAAAAAGAATTCTGTGCAATGGAGGATGCCTCTAAAAAAGCGGAAAATTTAGAGGATGAAATGGTGAAGCTGCTGGCGAAGCGGGCTAATCTTGGTTTTACCACACATGGCCATACTGGTGAAGATGTCTTTTTATATTCGTATGGCCCTGGGAAGCCTGTCGGTCTTATTGAAAATACGGACATTCCCAGAGCGATTTCTACGTATCTGGGATTTTCATTAACCTCCGGAGAATTTGCCTCCTGGTATATGGATGCTGCGGAATATTATCGTGAAAGAGGTTTTGACGTGACGATCAAGGGACGGACCTCGAAAAATCCAGAGATGGTGGTGAAGCGTGGGGATGAAGAGCTTCGTTATCCTGAAAATAAGGATTTTTATTGGAGAAATGGTGAAAAAGTGAGGCTGAAAAGCGTAAATGTGTATGATGGGGAGACTTTTTTTGTGCATGTGGAGGAGTAA
- a CDS encoding DEAD/DEAH box helicase, with product MLKLSSVKINVNTTEYEDRFFITAVNEEGELLAPKEWKSQLFLWHEESFYGTLLEDSTNGVAVTQWQLLTLLAGEHFSSMIQWDWDETGQACIAIAPVIYEAVEAGRWLPRFEEWQEKGLQFHIPDEVWSNFNDEFWKEELPDGGPSLKNLTETWFQGALNEAMASGGSSAMKRIQKLKESTLTSEELDAYFDEKRWSEWIAGEDEELPFSIGLRISEPLDEDESWELETILRDRKKTNRVISLAEDTVPPSWKKHLPDVSEEQERWMKMMPILRDTDGSLRTALGEHDAWDFLSVLSEKLIDLDIEILLPSWWEAMKDAQVLVKAKLKNTDTSYRKSFVGLNAMLDFDWRLSMNGVNLSEDDFNQLVDNQRRLVKIRGQWMKLDPAMIRRIQQMMTKAKQEGISIQDMLEQELVPRDSDESDLEPDDDEHDPYKYARIQLELNRSMKKMIHQLTNVSSIPLTETPDAFIGELRPYQQLGMSWMLFLRKFGFGACLADDMGLGKTVQLITYLQHVKETENPDTPSLIVAPTSVLGNWQRELEKFAPDLKVHLHYGPNRAKGEQFAKEIKGVDVVLTSYGLSHIDFEELSEVVWTSISLDEAQNIKNANTKQSRAIRKLSGKHHIALTGTPMENRLSELWSIFDFLNHGYLGGFTQYQKNYIAPIEKDESEEKVKELQAKIKPFLLRRTKKDPEVELNLPEKLEQKEYCHLTAEQAALYEQLVKDTLAKIETLSGFERKGLILQMLNQLKQLCNHPALYLKEPDPKSILSRSEKMQKLKDIIETALESGEACLIFTQYISMGEMIQEVMKEEFNVDVPFLNGSMAKGKRDELVEKFQNGEFPVFLLSLKAGGTGLNLTAANHVVHYDRWWNPAVENQATDRAYRIGQQRFVHVHKLVSSGTLEEKIDAMLMKKQALNDEIIRSDQWVTELSDQDLESLLVLE from the coding sequence ATGCTTAAACTGTCTTCCGTAAAGATCAACGTCAACACAACTGAATATGAAGACCGTTTCTTCATCACAGCCGTAAACGAAGAAGGAGAGCTTCTGGCTCCAAAGGAATGGAAGAGTCAGCTGTTTCTTTGGCATGAAGAGAGTTTCTACGGGACTCTTCTCGAGGATTCCACAAATGGGGTTGCCGTGACTCAGTGGCAGCTTCTTACGTTGCTTGCCGGTGAGCATTTCAGCAGCATGATCCAATGGGACTGGGACGAAACCGGGCAGGCGTGTATTGCGATTGCTCCTGTGATTTACGAGGCAGTGGAAGCCGGTCGCTGGCTGCCCCGCTTCGAGGAATGGCAGGAAAAAGGACTGCAGTTTCATATCCCCGATGAGGTCTGGTCGAATTTTAATGATGAGTTCTGGAAGGAAGAGCTTCCTGATGGAGGTCCGTCCCTCAAAAATCTCACCGAAACTTGGTTTCAAGGTGCGTTGAATGAGGCGATGGCTTCGGGCGGATCGAGTGCGATGAAGAGGATTCAGAAGCTGAAGGAAAGTACGCTGACGTCTGAAGAGCTGGATGCGTATTTTGATGAGAAACGTTGGAGTGAATGGATTGCCGGTGAGGATGAAGAACTTCCGTTTTCGATCGGTCTGAGGATCTCTGAGCCTCTTGATGAGGATGAGTCCTGGGAGCTTGAGACGATTTTAAGAGACCGCAAGAAAACGAATCGCGTCATTTCACTGGCTGAAGACACAGTCCCTCCTTCCTGGAAAAAGCATCTGCCTGATGTATCCGAAGAACAAGAACGGTGGATGAAGATGATGCCGATCCTCCGCGATACGGACGGTTCATTACGAACAGCTCTTGGTGAGCACGATGCTTGGGATTTCCTATCCGTACTAAGTGAGAAACTCATCGACCTGGACATTGAAATCCTCCTTCCGTCCTGGTGGGAAGCGATGAAGGATGCTCAGGTGCTGGTAAAAGCAAAGCTGAAGAACACGGACACAAGCTATCGTAAATCCTTCGTTGGCCTGAATGCCATGCTTGATTTCGACTGGCGATTATCCATGAACGGAGTCAATCTGTCAGAGGATGACTTTAATCAGCTTGTCGATAATCAGCGCCGCTTGGTGAAGATTCGCGGTCAGTGGATGAAGCTTGATCCCGCTATGATTAGAAGGATTCAGCAAATGATGACGAAAGCGAAGCAAGAAGGGATTTCGATCCAGGATATGCTGGAGCAGGAACTTGTTCCCCGCGATTCGGATGAATCGGACCTGGAGCCCGATGACGACGAGCATGATCCTTATAAATATGCCAGGATCCAGCTTGAACTCAATCGGTCAATGAAAAAGATGATTCACCAGCTGACAAATGTGTCATCGATTCCTTTAACGGAAACACCTGACGCGTTTATCGGCGAGCTCCGTCCTTACCAGCAGCTTGGAATGAGCTGGATGCTCTTTTTACGAAAATTCGGCTTTGGCGCTTGTCTTGCTGATGACATGGGACTCGGAAAAACCGTACAGCTGATCACGTATTTGCAGCATGTAAAAGAAACCGAGAATCCGGATACCCCTTCCCTAATCGTTGCCCCTACCTCCGTTCTCGGAAACTGGCAGCGGGAGTTGGAGAAATTTGCTCCTGATTTGAAGGTCCACCTTCATTATGGACCGAACCGGGCGAAAGGCGAACAATTTGCCAAGGAGATCAAAGGTGTCGATGTGGTCCTCACCTCTTACGGCTTGTCCCACATCGACTTTGAAGAACTATCGGAAGTCGTCTGGACATCGATTTCCCTCGACGAAGCACAAAATATCAAGAATGCCAATACGAAACAATCCAGGGCGATCCGTAAACTCAGCGGTAAGCATCATATTGCGCTCACCGGGACCCCGATGGAAAACCGATTATCGGAGCTGTGGTCCATCTTTGATTTCCTTAACCACGGGTACCTCGGTGGTTTCACGCAGTATCAGAAAAACTATATTGCTCCCATTGAAAAGGATGAATCCGAAGAAAAAGTCAAAGAGCTTCAGGCAAAAATCAAGCCGTTCTTATTGCGTCGTACGAAGAAAGATCCTGAGGTGGAATTAAACCTGCCTGAAAAACTGGAACAGAAAGAATATTGTCACCTGACCGCTGAGCAGGCAGCACTCTATGAGCAGCTGGTAAAAGACACTCTTGCTAAAATTGAAACATTGAGTGGATTTGAGCGCAAAGGATTAATCCTGCAAATGCTTAACCAGCTGAAGCAGTTATGTAACCACCCTGCGCTCTACTTAAAGGAACCGGATCCTAAATCGATTCTCTCCCGCTCTGAAAAAATGCAGAAGCTGAAGGATATCATAGAAACTGCACTGGAATCCGGTGAAGCATGCCTGATCTTCACGCAATATATTTCAATGGGCGAAATGATCCAGGAAGTGATGAAAGAAGAATTCAACGTTGATGTCCCATTCCTGAACGGCAGCATGGCAAAAGGAAAACGGGATGAACTCGTGGAGAAATTCCAAAATGGTGAATTCCCAGTATTCCTGCTTTCATTGAAAGCCGGCGGAACCGGATTGAACCTGACCGCAGCCAACCACGTCGTCCACTACGACCGCTGGTGGAATCCGGCGGTAGAAAATCAGGCAACCGACCGTGCCTATCGAATCGGACAGCAACGATTCGTTCATGTTCATAAACTTGTCTCTTCAGGGACACTTGAAGAAAAAATCGATGCCATGCTAATGAAAAAACAGGCATTGAATGATGAAATTATCCGCAGTGATCAGTGGGTTACAGAATTGTCTGATCAAGATTTGGAGTCTTTGTTGGTGTTGGAATAG
- the ssb gene encoding single-stranded DNA-binding protein: protein MINQVTIVGRLTKDPEARKTLEGKSILNATIAVNRNYKNQKGQIDTDFVLCTVWNRAADNMEKYCRKGSVVGVTGRIQTRHYENDQGKRTYVTEVVAENVRFMDSKREPVNASETSKKETIELPF from the coding sequence TTGATCAACCAAGTGACCATCGTCGGAAGGCTGACCAAAGATCCTGAAGCAAGAAAGACATTGGAAGGAAAATCGATACTTAACGCTACAATAGCTGTGAATCGCAACTACAAGAATCAAAAAGGCCAAATTGATACAGACTTCGTACTCTGTACCGTTTGGAACCGGGCTGCAGACAATATGGAGAAATACTGCCGAAAGGGATCTGTCGTTGGAGTGACGGGTCGCATACAAACCCGTCATTATGAGAATGATCAGGGAAAGCGTACGTATGTAACGGAAGTCGTCGCTGAAAATGTCAGATTTATGGACAGTAAGCGGGAGCCTGTAAATGCTTCAGAGACAAGCAAGAAAGAAACAATCGAATTACCGTTCTAA
- a CDS encoding YwpF-like family protein — translation MKTFKVISLQVVENDELRDFEIVDGLIINKEDGQSTWLVETYLSNEYIEFFQEAQQRKEDLEIQVVISHKANDPAAFMTSIRCIKEMDDHISIMFEGKLKKQRNEYAELLLDDLVQKGYSGEELIREFREKMVSKPRIPATAKPSV, via the coding sequence ATGAAAACCTTTAAAGTTATTTCACTTCAAGTAGTGGAAAACGATGAACTGCGTGACTTTGAAATTGTGGACGGTCTGATTATAAATAAGGAAGATGGACAGAGTACGTGGCTCGTCGAAACATATTTGTCGAATGAATATATTGAATTCTTTCAAGAGGCTCAACAAAGGAAGGAAGATTTGGAAATCCAAGTCGTCATTTCCCATAAAGCCAATGACCCGGCTGCTTTCATGACATCCATCCGTTGTATTAAAGAGATGGATGACCATATTAGCATTATGTTTGAGGGGAAATTGAAGAAACAGCGCAACGAATATGCTGAATTACTGTTAGACGACTTAGTTCAAAAAGGATACTCAGGAGAAGAACTTATTCGCGAATTCCGTGAGAAAATGGTATCGAAACCGCGTATTCCGGCCACTGCTAAACCTAGTGTTTAA
- a CDS encoding helix-turn-helix domain-containing protein: MIGERVKKYRQEKRMSMTELAEKAGVAKSYLSSIERNLQQNPSIQFLEKVSAALGIPMDALLHDQSENQNIDHEWLKIAEEAMDSGITKEQFREFIEFNKWKLGNK; the protein is encoded by the coding sequence GTGATCGGAGAAAGAGTAAAGAAATACCGACAAGAAAAAAGAATGTCCATGACAGAGCTTGCTGAAAAAGCCGGTGTCGCTAAGTCATATTTAAGCTCAATAGAACGCAACCTTCAACAAAATCCATCTATCCAATTTCTTGAAAAAGTGTCAGCTGCTTTAGGAATTCCGATGGATGCTCTATTACATGATCAATCAGAAAATCAGAATATCGACCATGAGTGGCTCAAAATTGCGGAAGAAGCTATGGATTCCGGTATTACAAAAGAGCAGTTCCGTGAGTTCATTGAATTTAACAAATGGAAATTAGGTAATAAATAA
- a CDS encoding anti-repressor SinI family protein, with translation MTNRELDLEWMELIKQALNAGISKKEIREFLHNQSQEMKAEYKVI, from the coding sequence TTGACAAATCGTGAACTTGATCTTGAATGGATGGAACTTATCAAACAAGCACTGAACGCCGGAATTTCTAAAAAAGAAATCAGAGAATTTCTTCATAATCAATCCCAGGAAATGAAAGCCGAGTACAAAGTGATTTAA
- a CDS encoding TasA family protein produces MNSKKLIILFTVVFIYSGLVNIQKATANEIDLIIIPDEVFLFKIDNMKPGDWTEKTLTIKNGGTEDISYTFQVNSKQPDKKLFNELDLMVYTDSSSNLLFDDKLKNFNGFSPELLKKGERKDLMFSIMVPYELGNEYQNTSALFEIIISAESNLAPQPSEDTDTDSTTPLIDRSESDKSTFPSKPLPSQGLNLPNTATDMYKLLFLGISFITAGLLLIFLNRFIRKKKETY; encoded by the coding sequence ATGAATTCTAAAAAACTAATCATTTTATTTACTGTAGTTTTCATTTATTCAGGATTAGTGAATATACAAAAGGCTACAGCGAACGAAATAGATCTGATAATTATCCCTGATGAAGTATTTCTTTTTAAAATAGATAATATGAAACCTGGGGATTGGACGGAAAAAACGTTAACGATTAAAAATGGAGGAACTGAAGACATAAGCTATACTTTTCAAGTAAACAGTAAGCAACCTGATAAGAAGCTTTTTAATGAATTAGATTTAATGGTTTATACGGATAGTTCATCAAATTTACTATTTGATGATAAACTAAAAAATTTCAACGGATTTTCACCGGAATTATTGAAAAAAGGTGAAAGGAAAGATTTAATGTTTTCAATTATGGTTCCCTATGAACTGGGGAACGAGTATCAAAATACTTCAGCACTATTTGAGATCATTATATCGGCAGAATCCAATTTAGCCCCACAGCCTTCAGAAGATACTGATACTGATTCTACCACACCACTTATTGATAGGTCAGAATCAGATAAAAGCACATTTCCTTCAAAACCACTACCATCACAGGGATTGAATTTACCAAATACTGCTACCGATATGTATAAATTACTATTTTTAGGGATTTCCTTTATTACTGCAGGGTTACTTTTAATATTTCTAAATAGATTTATACGAAAAAAGAAAGAGACATATTAA
- a CDS encoding XRE family transcriptional regulator yields MVGERIKNLREQKGLTINELALHSNVSKSYISSIERGLQKNPSIKVLKKIALTLDTSLENITSAHNKVIILGEEWIEPLEHAIEHGLTKEEFHDFLSFVQYKRSKHNNE; encoded by the coding sequence ATGGTAGGTGAGCGGATTAAGAATCTGCGTGAGCAGAAAGGTTTAACAATTAATGAATTAGCATTACATTCTAATGTTTCTAAGTCTTACATTAGCTCCATAGAAAGGGGGCTGCAGAAAAACCCCTCTATTAAGGTATTAAAAAAAATTGCACTTACTTTGGATACTTCTTTAGAAAATATAACCTCTGCGCATAATAAAGTAATTATTCTTGGTGAAGAGTGGATTGAACCTCTTGAACATGCTATTGAGCACGGTTTAACCAAGGAAGAATTTCATGACTTCCTTTCTTTTGTACAATATAAAAGGAGTAAGCATAACAATGAATAG
- a CDS encoding class D sortase: MNRLLLVTGSILLLIGIGCSVLAISEMNKQEEAQMDSLKEAKSLVLKDSEENSGSLESVKMEYHFETGDVIGLLNIPKLGREVPIISGTHEEDLERGVGHVSTTKLPGQQDRIFLAGHRDTVFKQMGELRKGDTLSIQLKTGVYEYEIYETFIVDETDLSVLEPTSPEEILTLSTCYPFEYLSSTEERYIINARKVN; encoded by the coding sequence ATGAATAGACTACTATTAGTTACTGGATCCATTCTTCTATTAATAGGAATAGGTTGTTCCGTTCTCGCTATTTCGGAAATGAATAAGCAGGAAGAGGCTCAGATGGATTCTTTAAAAGAGGCGAAGAGTTTGGTTCTAAAAGATTCTGAGGAGAATTCCGGAAGTCTAGAATCAGTCAAAATGGAATATCACTTTGAAACCGGTGATGTGATAGGGCTTTTAAATATCCCAAAATTAGGGCGTGAAGTTCCAATCATCTCAGGTACCCATGAAGAGGACTTAGAAAGAGGAGTTGGTCACGTCTCAACAACTAAACTTCCTGGGCAACAAGACCGAATTTTTCTTGCTGGTCACCGGGATACCGTGTTCAAACAAATGGGGGAGCTAAGAAAAGGGGATACCTTATCTATTCAGTTGAAGACTGGTGTATATGAATATGAGATATATGAAACGTTCATTGTGGATGAGACTGATCTTTCCGTCCTTGAGCCAACCTCTCCAGAAGAAATCCTCACCCTTTCCACATGCTATCCATTCGAATACCTTTCAAGTACAGAAGAGCGTTACATCATCAATGCCCGAAAAGTAAATTAA
- the fabZ gene encoding 3-hydroxyacyl-ACP dehydratase FabZ translates to MLDINQIKEIIPHRYPFLLVDRILEVEEGKKAIGIKNVTANEEFFNGHFPDYPVMPGVLIVEALAQVGAVAMLKVEDNRGRLAFFTGIDKCRFKRQVKPGDQLRLEVEMIRFKGPIGKGKGVATVDGEVACELEMMFALGDKQE, encoded by the coding sequence ATGCTTGATATTAATCAGATTAAAGAGATCATTCCCCATCGTTATCCGTTTTTGTTGGTGGATAGGATCCTTGAAGTGGAAGAAGGTAAGAAAGCGATTGGGATTAAAAATGTGACGGCGAATGAGGAGTTCTTCAATGGACATTTCCCTGACTATCCTGTTATGCCTGGCGTGCTGATTGTAGAGGCGCTGGCTCAGGTTGGTGCTGTGGCCATGCTGAAAGTGGAAGATAACCGTGGACGTTTAGCCTTCTTTACAGGCATTGATAAATGTCGTTTCAAGCGTCAAGTAAAGCCGGGAGACCAGCTGAGACTTGAAGTGGAAATGATCCGTTTTAAAGGACCGATCGGTAAAGGAAAAGGCGTGGCGACTGTTGATGGTGAGGTTGCCTGCGAATTGGAAATGATGTTTGCTCTGGGAGATAAACAAGAATAG
- a CDS encoding DNA-directed RNA polymerase subunit beta, with protein sequence MSEKELLQEEKTTRESVKTEKKAKQKDETKPTRWVRVRMLPIWLRILLFILLLAGSLVLGAVIGFAGIGDGKAADVFKAETWQHIIDIVKKN encoded by the coding sequence ATGAGTGAAAAAGAGCTACTACAAGAAGAGAAAACGACAAGAGAATCAGTAAAAACAGAAAAAAAAGCGAAGCAAAAGGACGAAACCAAACCGACGCGCTGGGTGCGTGTACGCATGCTGCCGATTTGGCTGAGAATCCTTCTGTTTATCCTTCTTCTTGCAGGAAGTCTCGTACTGGGTGCCGTCATTGGCTTCGCAGGCATCGGAGACGGCAAAGCAGCCGACGTATTCAAAGCAGAAACCTGGCAGCACATCATCGACATCGTCAAAAAAAATTAA